The nucleotide window GGATATTGAGTCTTGTTGATCGTTCCATATGTTAATAGGAGATGAAAGTGCACGGTTAGCATCAGCCATTACGATAGGTACTCTCATTCCTGCTGCTGCAAATACAGGTTCGTGCATGTATGCAAGTCCTTGACTTGATGTTGCTGTAAATACACGTACTCCTGTTGCTGCTGCTCCTATTGCAGCACTCATTGCTGAGTGTTCTGATTCTACACGTATGTAGTTTGCATCTAATTCATCATTTGCTATGTAGTCTGCTAGTTTTTCTGATATTTTAGTTTGCGGTGTAATTGGATATACAGGTATTACGCTTGGTTTTGCTTTTTTTACTGCTTCTGATACTGCTTCTGCAGATGATATTACTTTTACTACCATTGTTTATTCCCTCACCATTTTTATTGCTTTTACTGGACATTCTTCTGCACATATTCCGCATCCTTTACAGAAATCATAGTCTGCTATAAAGTCTTCTCCTATACATCCGTCTGGGCAGAATAGGTAGCATATTCCACATGATATACATTTTTCACTATCTGGTTCTGGTCTGAATGTTCTCCAGCTTCCGGTTTTGTTTCGTCTTGTACTTCCCGGTTCTTTAACAGCTGCGCCTATTGATACCATTGTTATTATTCTCCCTTTATAATTTTATTCTTATTCTATACTTTGTTCGTATATAAATTCTGTAGCTTTTACGTTTTTATCTGCTACTTTTCCTTT belongs to Methanosphaera cuniculi and includes:
- the porD gene encoding pyruvate synthase subunit PorD, which produces MVSIGAAVKEPGSTRRNKTGSWRTFRPEPDSEKCISCGICYLFCPDGCIGEDFIADYDFCKGCGICAEECPVKAIKMVRE